From Paenibacillus sp. PvR098:
CTTGAAAGACTGAAACGATAAATGTGACTGCAATAAGAAGTGTGATCAGGTTAATCGCCTGCAGCTGTTCTATACCGTTCAACGCTTTTCCTCCTTCCGCCGCCGGGACGTGGGCAAAGGGACTAATGTCCCGCGTTATTCTTCGCCTGTTCAATCAGGGCTCTCGTGATATCATCCAGATTCCAAGTGAACGTCTGATTCATAAAGGTCACTTGGACACTGCTCTCACCAGGCCTGCCGTCCAGCTTCACACTCTTCGTCGTAACCGAATATGAACCGTCCGGATTTACTGTATATTTCGCATCTTTCGCTTCCTCCGTGATCACGCTCATCGCCTGCGCTTTTGCTTCCTCCGCCACCTTGGCGCCCACCGTTGAACCAAGCTCCAGCAGTTGATCCTTGTAGCTTGCTCCGTAAAAGAACAGGCCTGCCAGCAGCGCGAGCACAATAACCCATTTCATTACCGTTTTCACTACTGTAATGACAACAAACAGTATAACCAGTGCGGCCGCAATGACAAACCAGCGCTCCGCCAAAAATGTTGAAATAAAATCCATTCCGTTCTCCCCCTTGAATAACCTGTTCCTCTCTTTATAAACAAGATATCATATCGTTTCCTCATCATACACCAATGATCAGTTACTCTTCATCTCTTTTTTTACGCAGCTCAGTGAGCTTACGCTTGATTTCTCCTCCACGGTCCGATCTTCGAGTGCCCCGGTAGGTACTGCCCAACCGGAACAACGAAATAAGCAGAAGGAGCACAAACAGGATCATCATGACCTTTTCCATATGGCACCTCATTAAATTCTCATGTCTCAGCGGAGCGAGGTTTCAAAATACTTGTACTATCCGTTGGTTCCCCAACGTAAACGTATAGAGTGACAGGCTATCGGACAGCCACACCCATTAGATGCGAGGTGATTCCATGAAAACCGCCGTATGGCTCTATCTGTTCATGTTCGTCGCTTTTTTCGATCTTCATGCGCAGTACCCGATTCTTTCTCCGTTCGCCATCTCCCTCGGTGCGGCGCCTTCCTTCATAGGATTAATCCTGGGCGTCTATTCCATTACTCACCTGCCGGGCAACTTGATTGCCGGCTATGGCGTCGACCGTTACGGCAGCAAAGGCTTTATTGTGTTCAGCCTGATTGTAGCAGGAATCGTACTGCTAATTCAATCACGTGTGACCGACCCCTGGGAGCTTCTGATCATCCGTTCCATCAGCGGCTTCGTACTTGCTTTTTTATCTCCCGCTTGTCTGTCTCTGCTCGCCAAAATCGCCAAAGACCGAGTGCAACAGGGCAAATTGATGGCGGGCAACGGCATGGTACATACGTTCGCATCGGTGCTGAGCCCGGCGGCAGGCGCCTTTCTCGTCGCGAAGTATGGATTTGCCCAGTCGTTCACGTTTCTTGGTTGGGGACTCATTATTACCGGCATTTTGGCTTGGATCGGCGTAAAGGAGGGGAAATACAAACAAACACCTGCCAAGCTGACTCCACAAGGTAACGCACATGCGCTTAAAGCTCTTCATCCGGATGAGGTCCATGAAGAATCCGGTACCATTCCATGGTTGTTTTATGCCGTGCCGTTAGCCATTTCGTGCTCCCAAGGGATCCTTTTCTTTGAGCTTCCTCTGATGAAAGAGACGCACGGATCGATTCTAACCTCAGGTGTGTTCTTCTCTCTTGTCAGCTTGGGCGCGTTGGTTACGCTGAGCATGCTGTTTTTGAGCCGGGTATCTCCTGTCCTTCGCACGTCGCTGGGAAGCTTGGCGCTTGCGTTGATTTTTTTCGGCATGTCTGTGCATTGGCCCCTTCCTATGTATGCCTCGCTGTTCATGATCGGGATGGCAAAGGGCGTTATTTTTCCGGCGATCGCCACCGTGCTCGCAGACGTCACCAGCTCCAACAGATACGGCCGCGTCTTTTCGCTGCTGTCGATTTCGTATTCCATCGGTGCCTTTATCGGCCCTTTGGCCGCAGGCTACATCCGTACGCACATGTCCCCTTATTTTATCGCCTTCCTTTGCCTGATGCTGGCGCTCTCTATCCTTCCGTTTCGAGCGTTTACCGCTCCGATTAAAGCATAAGCTGGCTATCCGGCTTACTGCGCCTTTGTATCACCCATGCGATCTCATATTCAACTGAAGTTTTCCACAACGGCCGTCCGCCAAGCGGGCGGTTTTCATCATGCCATTAATCTCACTACTTTTTCTGTTCGGGGATTGCACGGCGAAATTCGACAAAATCAAAAAACACCGATAGGAGAATAGGCCAAGGAAAACGCGGTTTTCCGGTGGATTATAAGGTTAAATTACGCCCCTATAGACTGGTCCCAGATAGAATATATAAGCGCTACGACAGTCCCAATATTATGGTACTTTAGTCCATAATTTGTAAAATGACGCAACTTTGTATGCGTTTCACTCGTTAAACTTTGGAAGTCCAAAGGTTTCAGTTCGGACAAATCTGGGTAATGTTCGTAAGATTGACGAACGAAACCGACTCCCCCCTTTACTTGGTAGAACGGACATAAATTCACATGCTCGGTTCGAATCCATATAAAGGGAATTCACATGGAAAAGGAGGTGAATTGCATTTGCCAACGAAACTTGTTCATCGTAATACCCGTTCATCACTATTCGCAAAATCTGATAGGAGTGATACCCGCATGAAGCCTGCTGTTCTCCAAAAAACAGCGCAAGTCACCGTACTGATGCTGATCTTCTCCGTCCTACTGCCTGTGCTCGCTTTTGCAGCCCCGGGATTTAAAATGGACACACCGTACAATAACGGCTCAGTATCCGGTTCGGTATATGCCGACGTATACGATACAGGCGTAAGCGCCACGGTATACGCTTATGACCCGAGCGGTAATCAAATTGGCGTTACAACCGCTACATATAGCGTGTACGACGAAGTAAACGGAAGATATCATTACAACTTTAATTTTTCAAACATTGGTAATTATGACTACATTAACCTCTACGGCCCTGTTGGCTTGAGCGTCAACGAGTCCGTGTATCAAACCGTTTACCGCGATACTAGCGACGATTCTACCGGCGGTAGTGGCGGCGGTGGCGGCGGTGGTGGTGGCGGCGGTGCCGGCGTAGATACTAGCGCCTCCGAAGACATCAGCGTAGGTGCTGACGGTTCCATCAATGCCGACAAGTTGAAAAACTCGTTCGAGCAGTACGATACGGTTACGTTGACACTCAGCGGCGACCTTGCGTTGATTCCGGCCAAGGCGCTGGAAAGCTTCGTATCGAACCCCAAGAAGCTGCTGAAGGTTAAAAATGCTAACGGCATGTACAACATCCCGTTGAATGTGCTGAAGCTGCAGGACCTTGCTGGTAAGCTGTCCGTTTCCGTCAACGACCTGATCATCCGAGTCAGCATTGCCCAAGCGAACCAAGCGACTACTGACGGCGTTTCTGCTGCAGCGAGAGTACTCGGCGGTACGGTAGTAAGCGGCATGGTTGACTTTAACATCGTAGGTTTAGGCAAAGACAACCAAACGGCTGTCCTTGACCTGGGTAACCATTATTTAAGCCGTGTTCTTCCGCTGAATAAAACGGTTGACCCATCTAAAGCGACCGGTGTTCTGTTCAATCCGACAACCAACAGGCTGAGTTTTGTTCCTGCTCTCTTCTCGGGGAATGAAGCCGTGTTGAAACGCAATGGAAGCAGTGTTTATGCGGTTATCGAGTTGAACAAAGCGTTCAACGACATCTCCGGTCACTGGGCACAGAGCTACATTCAACTGCTGGCTAACAAGCTGGTGATTGACGGCGTAACCGACACGACATTCGAACCGGAACGCAGCATCACCCGTGCTGAATTCGCAGCGCTCGTTGTTCGTTCCCTTGGTCTTGATGCAAGCGGTACGGGCGGCGGCACGTTTAGCGACGTTGCTTCTAGCGCTTGGTACTCCGGTGTTGTAAGAGCTGCGGCCTCTGCCAAGATTATTGATGGCTACGAGGACGGCACGTTCCGCCCGAATACTTCGATCAATCGCGAGGAGCTCGCGGCGATGGTTGTACGCGCTCTTGCTTATGCTGGGGCGAAGCCGGTAGTTTCCACTCAGAGACAAACTCAAGTGCTCGAAAAATTCGTTGACGCCAATACGATCGTATGGGCGGACAACGAAATGGCAACAGCTATTGAAGCAGGTATCGTAGACGGTATGACTGAAAATACGCTGGGTGCTCGTGATACGGCAACCCGCGCACAGTCCGCTACCATGCTGCAACGTCTGCTCAAGAGAGCAAACTTCATTAACTAGTACAATACGCGTGCAAGAACAAGAATGACCACTCTCCAATGAAAAGGCCTGACGCGACGTCAGGCCTTTTTTGTGCCGTATTAAAAACTTACAGCCATAAGAAATAGCCCATCCTCCTCCATGACGGATTAATGGGCCAGAATGAATGACAGCTTCCCGTGCATTCGACATTTCCTAGGAAATAATGGCAGTGGTTTGGTTCGAACTACAAAAAGTTATATACTACGATTAAGAAAGCAACGCATCTACACAGAAATGGGGGATTCGATGTCCATTGCCATCATCGTGGAGGGTAAGAACGATAAAAGCAGACTGAAGCGTCTGTTGACGGAAGACATTCTTATTGTATGTACATTCGGTTCGCTCAACACAGAGCGCCTTGAAGCTTTAAAAAAGAAAATCGGCGATCGATACGTTTATTTGTTCACCGATAACGATTCATCCGGCAAAAAAATTCGAGCCATCTTAAGAGATTCATTTCCCGATGCCGAGCAAATCTATACCAGGCGGGGCTATGCCGGCGTAGAAGGTACGCCTGATGAATATTTAATTCAGCAGTTGGAAAAGGCCGGGCTGGAGGAGTTCATCGTGTATCCCCCCACTTTCCCGACCTTCGAAAGGTTTTAACTCAGCTTCCGCCTTAATCAAGTTATGAAGCTCATGAAATAGATGACGGCCGTTACTGTAAATATACTGAAAAGCGTTGATGAGAACACCACCTGGGACGTAAACTCAGGCTCGTTGTCGTATTCGACCGCAATGAGCACACTGCTTAACGATGACGGAACCGCGCACGACAGCACAAGCGCCTGCGCCATCACTCCTTCGATTCCCATCGCCATGACGATCCAGAACCCAACGGCTGGTCCGATCAGAAGCCGAAGCACATTGGACAGCATGACGTCAGAAAAGTTAAGCTTCCATTTCATGCTGCCCAGCTGAACGCCCGGTATAAAACAGCCCCAATTACGATCATCACGGGCAATGGAATGACATTATTTAATAAAATGTACCAAAAATAACTCATGCAGGTGTTGTCCCCCGATGCCTTTCCGTGAACGACTTACTTTTCTTTGCTGATTCGGATAAGGTCGTCAGCCACTTTCTCGACATCCAGGTCCTCATCATGACCGCTGTAATAGGTACGGAGATCGCCTTTGCCGTCCACCAGCAAAAATAAGTTACTGTGAGTATACGTTTCTCCCCCTGGATCCTTAACAACCATCACGCCATAATCGCTAGCCAGCTTAATGACCTCATCCTGATTCCCGCGCAAGAAATACCAGCCCCGGTAGTCCGCTTGGTAGCGCTCCGAGAATTCCTTCAGCCGCTCAGGCGTATCCCTATCCGGATCAAACGTAATCGACATGAGAGCCGTTTTATCCGGAAAAGCTCCCTTCTCGATCAGGGCAGCTTGAATCTTGGAAAGCGTATAAGTAGTTGGGATACAAACGTCAGGGCAAGTGGAAAAATAAAAATAAATGAGCTTCGCTTTTCCGGCTGTATCCGCCAGAGCAACCTGCTTCCCGTCCAGATTCTCCAGCTTAAATTCCGGAGCTTTTTTGAGCACGCCGATCTTTTCTTCTTCCGGCTCTTTGAATAGCATATAGGCAAATGTTGCGATCAGCCCGACCAACAAAACCATGATGATGACCTTAAATCCGTTTTTTTGCATAATTACCTTCCTTTCTCCTCTAAAAAATAAATCCCAGGCCGCAGGTGCCGTGGGATTATAGCTCCATATCCAATCCGTATATAACTTTTACGGTAAAGGGGTCGTGCTGATTACCATTGCAATAAACAGCAGGATCAAATAATTAATGGAGTAAATAAACGTTTTTTTCGCCCATTGCACTTCGTCCTCCGCTTTAAATCCTTTCAGGCTAATATACGCCCAATACAGCCCCATGACGGTCGCTGCATAGAAATAAAGCGAACCCACATAACCGAAAAGATAGAGCAGCAGAGAAACCGGAATAAGCAGAACGATGTAACGAATCATCGCCATTTTGGTAATATACGTCCCTTTCACAACCGGGAGTAAGGGAAATCCGGCGGCACGATACTCTTCCATCCGGCGGATGCCGAGCGCCCAGAAGTGCGGCGGCTGCCAAAGGAACAAAATACCGAACAAAACAAGCGCACCGGCATCAAGCTGCGGGTTGACGGCGCAATAGCCGATTACCGGAGGAACGGCTCCGGAGAAGCTGCCGACGACCGTACTCCATACCGAGGTCCGCTTAAACCAAGCCGTATAGATCCAGACATAGACGAATAGTCCGATGAGGCCGAGCAGCGCCGCGATCGGATTGGCCAAAAACCAAAGCACGGACAGACCAATGATTCCCAGGGTAATGCCGTACCAAAGCACCGTTTGAGGAGCAATCCTTCCAGTGGCCAAAGCACGCTTCTGCGTCCGTTCCATCTTGGTATCCATATCGCGATCAAGATAATTATTGAGCACACAGCCTGAAGCCATAACAAGCGCGGTTCCGAGCAGCGTGAATATCAGTTTCATCCAGTCGATTTGCCAGCCTGACGCGACCCAGAAGCCGCCGAAGGCCGTAATGGAGTTGGAAAACAATATACCAGGCTTGGCCAGCTGAACAAAATCTCTCCAGCTCGCAGGTGCGCTAACCGGCGTTTCAACCGCGGCAGCCGCTTCCGAACCCAGCTCCAAGGTTACCTGTTCCTTCACTTGATTAAAACCTCCTCGTGCGAAGAATCTAGAGTAAGTGCTTGATCCTTCACGCATACACATCTCCTTAATAATATCAACCTGCAGTCCGTTTGACAACAAACAGACCCCGTGTTCAAAATATTGTCGAAACCGACTAAAATTGAATCACTGTTTTCAGCAATACAGGAAATGTACAAGGTAGATCGACTCAAGAGGGACAACATCGCCGCAAATTCGTGAGATAGGGCTGCGGTTATACTATACTATACAATAATTTGGGGGAGGGAGGAGTTGGAGATGACCTGGACATGCCATCTCCAGAAGGATGAAGCGGCTTGGTACACTCCAAGCTGATGGCCTTCGAACGGGAACGTCTTGGCGATTTTTAAAGGATACGATTGCGTATGGCTTCGCAGCTGCGTGATCCCGCCTTCCGATGTAAATTCGGCGTTGACGGAACCCGTCACCTCAGGCATGGCTGTACTCGTGTTCGATCCAATGAACGATATCGTCAAGCCCTTGACCGTCGAACAAGTTAGAGAACACGAACGGCTTGTCGCCGCGCATCCGGTATTACCGACCTCTTCTGTTTATTATATTCGCGATTCACAGGAGTGTAAATATAGTTATGTAAATTTATATTACATAGTTTCAAGTTGAAATCATGATTTCGGTGATTAATTCTTATTTACGAATAATAACTAACATTAAAAGTAGGATTTTATTAAAAAAATTGAATAGATACGAAAATTATGTTATTTATATTCACATTATCCAATTACACTATGTACTGAATCAGAACCCGATCATCACTGAGGTCAGCTCGGATGAACCTCGCGAGCGCAGGTCCGCGCACCCTTGCCCATAGGGCATGCGGGAAGCTTTGACTCGCTTCTCTTCTTTGCCCCACTTCGTTTTTGGTGCTATCATAGAAGTTGTATGGAAACATTTGTCCAAGGAGGGAATAACGAACATGACCAAGATTCAGCAGATTGGCGACACAAAGGAACTAAGAGGCGGCATACGCATGCCTTGGGTAGGTCTCGGCGTTTGGAAGACGAAGGACGACGAAGTAACTCAGGCTGTACAATACGCCTTAGACGCTGGTTACCGCTCCATTGATACGGCAGCCGTTTATGGTAATGAAGCGGGTGTAGGCAAAGCCCTTCAAGCCACAAGCATACCGCGCGACCTCCTTTTTATAACAACCAAAGTATGGAATGCCGATCAAGGCTACGATTCCACGCTTCGCGCGTTTGAAGAAAGCCGCAGAAAGCTTCAGCTGGAAGTCATCGATTTGTACCTCGTTCACTGGCCGGTTAAGGACAAATATAAAGAAACGTGGAAAGCGCTCGTGAAGCTGCAGAAAGAAGGCTACGTCCGAGCCATCGGCGTAAGCAACTTCCAGCCGCATCATCTGCAGGACATCATCGACGACAGCGGCGTCGTGCCGCTCGTTAACCAAGTGGAATTCCATCCGCTTCTTCAGCAAACGGAGCTTAGGGCCTTCTGCAGGCAGCATGAAATTCAGCTTGAGGCATGGAGCCCGCTGATGCAGGGCAATCTCGATCTTCCGCTGCTGAGCGAGCTTGCTAACAAATACGGCAAAACGCCGGCGCAAATTATCCTTCGCTGGGACCTGCAGCATGGGGTCGTAACCATACCGAAATCGGTGCGTGAAAGCCGGATTCGCGAGAACTCCGATATTTTTGACTTTACGCTTTCCGACGAAGATATGATGCGCATTGACGGCTTGAATCAAAACAAACGCTTCGGGGCAGACCCGGATAACTTTGACTTTTAAACTTATAACATCTCAAGCAAGCAGGAGGGGAACGGACTGATGGTCCGCAACCCTCCTGCTTTTGCATTTTCAAACAAATCAATCCTCACGTGTCACCAAACGATCCCCCCCTCCATACTATGGATTGTGCATGAGCCTAAGCCTACGACAAAGGAAGTGATCTCGGAGCGATACGGTTGTCATGTGAAAGTCAATACCCGCCCGGATAACAACCGTTTCGAAAACCACTGTATTGTCCCCGTTCGGGGCTAACTGTCTGTCTCTTTATTTAAGAAAAGCAGCAAAGCTGCAAGCATCTGAAGGAGGTTTTATTGGATTATGTACAGCAACCCTTATAAAACAGGTGTAAGTCCCTATGGTGGTTACGGCATTCCGAACTACGGCCCCGCTCCTACGGCGGTCCAGCCAACCGTTCAACAAATGATGCAGCCTAACGCTCCAACCGGCGGTACGATTTCTCCGTTAAGCGTGCCGTCAGCCAGCCCTATGGGTGCTCCAGGAACTATGGGCCAGCTCCCACTCGAGCAGTCGTACATCGAGAATATTTTGCGCCTCAATCTTGGCAAAATCGGAACGTTCTACATGACTTACGAGAATAATTCTCAGTGGAACGCCAAAATATTCAAGGGGAGAATCGAAGCGGCCGGCCGCGACCACATCATTATCAGCGACCCGCAAACGGGCATGCGCTACTTGCTACTGATGGTCAACCTCGATTACGTTACCTTCGATGAAGAGCTTCAATATACTTATCCGTATGCTACACCCGGAACTTCGGTCCGATAAATCTAAAGGGCTGCCCAATAGTCGCTATGACTGGGGCGGTCCGTCCCTTTTTTGATAAAAAGAAACCGTTAGCTTAAGTTATGAATATATACCATAATGGCCTGCTTGTCGTCAATGCACTCTGTCTACGTTTTATTTACAAATTAAATACGCTAACAGCAAGGAATTATAATCCTTACTTGTTAGCGTATCTCGGAGTCAATAAGAATGTACATGGGTTAGCCGGTGCCGTATTTACAGGAAAATATGAAGGGTTGAATTCAAAAGCTCCGTTCAACTATCCAAATAGGCCTGAATCAGCCCGGCCTTATAAAATGTCGTCGACTGACCGCAAGACTGGCAAAATGCCGCATCAGCAGGATTTACCTTGCCGCAGCCTTTGTGCAATCGACCCGGTTCGTCCGTGCATCGATTAACTAGTGGAGCTCCGCACTTAATACAAAATTGATGTTTGCCATTCACATACTGACAACGGACACATAGCCGTTCCTCGTCCTCGGCCATTGTAGACTCCCCCTTTTCCGCCAAATAACGATCCTGTTCAAAAAGATGGCACAGGACAAAATTCCATTGAATATACTAGGCATAAATCCATCATATTAGGAGGAACTGCATATGGCTATCGCTATTAACTTTGTGATGATCAATGTTAATTCTTTAAACCGGGATGCCTCTATCTCCGTCGGAGAGAATAATCAGCCCGGTTGGAGCACACACGGGAAAAGCATATTTGGCAACGGCCAGGTGATCGGCGCTAGCCTTAACACCAACGTGCTTAACAATCTGTTTGACGGTGACATCGTGGATTCACCTATCATTGATAACGATATCATTCCATCCGCGCAGAACCAAATCGCTTAAATTTGTGAGTAACGAGCAGCAGCTTGAGGAGGATGGTTATGTCCCATGCCAACGGGCAGTTTAACGTCATTTTCAATAAGATTATGGTCAATTCCGTGGATACAAGTGCGGGCATATTTATCGGAAACAACACGGCAACCGGCTGGAGCTCGATCCGTAAAGACAACAGCGGGTTCGGCAGCGCAAGCGGAGGCACGTTTCATCACAACTGCAGCCTGGTTTATGACAACGATCAAATCGAATTTCCCATCGAGGAGCGAGGGGTACATATCCAATACCAAACGGCTCCGGCCGCCCAAAACATTACATTCCAGTCGATTGA
This genomic window contains:
- a CDS encoding S-layer homology domain-containing protein gives rise to the protein MKPAVLQKTAQVTVLMLIFSVLLPVLAFAAPGFKMDTPYNNGSVSGSVYADVYDTGVSATVYAYDPSGNQIGVTTATYSVYDEVNGRYHYNFNFSNIGNYDYINLYGPVGLSVNESVYQTVYRDTSDDSTGGSGGGGGGGGGGGAGVDTSASEDISVGADGSINADKLKNSFEQYDTVTLTLSGDLALIPAKALESFVSNPKKLLKVKNANGMYNIPLNVLKLQDLAGKLSVSVNDLIIRVSIAQANQATTDGVSAAARVLGGTVVSGMVDFNIVGLGKDNQTAVLDLGNHYLSRVLPLNKTVDPSKATGVLFNPTTNRLSFVPALFSGNEAVLKRNGSSVYAVIELNKAFNDISGHWAQSYIQLLANKLVIDGVTDTTFEPERSITRAEFAALVVRSLGLDASGTGGGTFSDVASSAWYSGVVRAAASAKIIDGYEDGTFRPNTSINREELAAMVVRALAYAGAKPVVSTQRQTQVLEKFVDANTIVWADNEMATAIEAGIVDGMTENTLGARDTATRAQSATMLQRLLKRANFIN
- the gerQ gene encoding spore coat protein GerQ; the encoded protein is MYSNPYKTGVSPYGGYGIPNYGPAPTAVQPTVQQMMQPNAPTGGTISPLSVPSASPMGAPGTMGQLPLEQSYIENILRLNLGKIGTFYMTYENNSQWNAKIFKGRIEAAGRDHIIISDPQTGMRYLLLMVNLDYVTFDEELQYTYPYATPGTSVR
- a CDS encoding aldo/keto reductase; the protein is MTKIQQIGDTKELRGGIRMPWVGLGVWKTKDDEVTQAVQYALDAGYRSIDTAAVYGNEAGVGKALQATSIPRDLLFITTKVWNADQGYDSTLRAFEESRRKLQLEVIDLYLVHWPVKDKYKETWKALVKLQKEGYVRAIGVSNFQPHHLQDIIDDSGVVPLVNQVEFHPLLQQTELRAFCRQHEIQLEAWSPLMQGNLDLPLLSELANKYGKTPAQIILRWDLQHGVVTIPKSVRESRIRENSDIFDFTLSDEDMMRIDGLNQNKRFGADPDNFDF
- a CDS encoding SCO family protein, producing the protein MQKNGFKVIIMVLLVGLIATFAYMLFKEPEEEKIGVLKKAPEFKLENLDGKQVALADTAGKAKLIYFYFSTCPDVCIPTTYTLSKIQAALIEKGAFPDKTALMSITFDPDRDTPERLKEFSERYQADYRGWYFLRGNQDEVIKLASDYGVMVVKDPGGETYTHSNLFLLVDGKGDLRTYYSGHDEDLDVEKVADDLIRISKEK
- the cyoE gene encoding heme o synthase, with translation MKEQVTLELGSEAAAAVETPVSAPASWRDFVQLAKPGILFSNSITAFGGFWVASGWQIDWMKLIFTLLGTALVMASGCVLNNYLDRDMDTKMERTQKRALATGRIAPQTVLWYGITLGIIGLSVLWFLANPIAALLGLIGLFVYVWIYTAWFKRTSVWSTVVGSFSGAVPPVIGYCAVNPQLDAGALVLFGILFLWQPPHFWALGIRRMEEYRAAGFPLLPVVKGTYITKMAMIRYIVLLIPVSLLLYLFGYVGSLYFYAATVMGLYWAYISLKGFKAEDEVQWAKKTFIYSINYLILLFIAMVISTTPLP
- a CDS encoding toprim domain-containing protein — encoded protein: MSIAIIVEGKNDKSRLKRLLTEDILIVCTFGSLNTERLEALKKKIGDRYVYLFTDNDSSGKKIRAILRDSFPDAEQIYTRRGYAGVEGTPDEYLIQQLEKAGLEEFIVYPPTFPTFERF
- a CDS encoding AEC family transporter, whose product is MARDDRNWGCFIPGVQLGSMKWKLNFSDVMLSNVLRLLIGPAVGFWIVMAMGIEGVMAQALVLSCAVPSSLSSVLIAVEYDNEPEFTSQVVFSSTLFSIFTVTAVIYFMSFIT
- a CDS encoding MFS transporter, producing the protein MKTAVWLYLFMFVAFFDLHAQYPILSPFAISLGAAPSFIGLILGVYSITHLPGNLIAGYGVDRYGSKGFIVFSLIVAGIVLLIQSRVTDPWELLIIRSISGFVLAFLSPACLSLLAKIAKDRVQQGKLMAGNGMVHTFASVLSPAAGAFLVAKYGFAQSFTFLGWGLIITGILAWIGVKEGKYKQTPAKLTPQGNAHALKALHPDEVHEESGTIPWLFYAVPLAISCSQGILFFELPLMKETHGSILTSGVFFSLVSLGALVTLSMLFLSRVSPVLRTSLGSLALALIFFGMSVHWPLPMYASLFMIGMAKGVIFPAIATVLADVTSSNRYGRVFSLLSISYSIGAFIGPLAAGYIRTHMSPYFIAFLCLMLALSILPFRAFTAPIKA